A genomic window from Elaeis guineensis isolate ETL-2024a chromosome 3, EG11, whole genome shotgun sequence includes:
- the LOC105060724 gene encoding uncharacterized protein — translation MLSTPYPQDASENGELSKKQKKWLDDDYVCRYTILNAMNNSLFDIFHKYFTTVELWCVIQNRYVNENAGNKSFIINKFIEYRMDDSRAVIDQINELNDIATECADAGEPISETFQVSTIIGKLPPSWSDYQKYLKHKKKSLSLDDLVKHIQIESEVRKRDEVVNQGKEVIVHNVEGPSSKKPSISNLKQKSQSGRKTLLRIRGLKQRMTNSRKRRKVPVVCVEK, via the coding sequence ATGCTGTCAACTCCATATCCACAAGATGCATCTGAAAATGGTGAACTTTCTAAAAAGCAGAAGAAATGGCTTGATGATGATTATGTTTGCCGTTACACCATTTTGAATGCCATGAACAACTCACTGTTCGAcatctttcataaatattttactaCTGTTGAGTTATGGTGTGTAATACAAAATAGGTACGTAAATGAAAATGCTGGCAATAAATCATTCATTATTAACAAATTTATTGAATATAGAATGGATGATTCAAGGGCTgtcattgatcaaatcaatgaactTAATGATATTGCAACTGAATGTGCTGATGCTGGTGAACCAATTTCAGAGACTTTTCAAGTTTCTACTATCATAGGAAAACTACCTCCTTCATGGAgtgattatcaaaaatatttaaaacacAAGAAGAAGTCTTTGTCATTGGATGATCTGGTTAAGCATATTCAAATTGAGAGTGAAGTCCGAAAGAGAGATGAAGTTGTTAATCAAGGAAAAGAAGTAATAGTGCATAACGTTGAGGGCCCATCTTCTAAAAAGCCTTCAATCTCTAACCTAAAACAAAAATCCCAAAGTGGAAGAAAGACTCTGCTAAGAATAAGAGGCTTAAAGCAAAGAATGACaaattcaagaaaaagaagaaaggtccCTGTTGTGTGTGTGGAAAAATGA
- the LOC105040987 gene encoding large ribosomal subunit protein eL20z produces the protein MKGKNKNKLNKRAEEDQRAALWLINHQETLKVSSGRKQAESRKEGKKMSDEEGKSKGEMGDHHHHHHHHQQYGTFQGAPNYPQPPAMGFPQPAPPPGVTGSPPPPTSGMPYYSQGYQAVPGYAPVVEGRPLREPRLPCCGCGIGWFLFIIGFFLAAIPWYVGAFLLLCARIDYREKPGLVACTIAAIIAAIAIIFGATRGAHVW, from the exons ATgaagggaaaaaataaaaataaactcaaTAAAAGGGCAGAGGAAGACCAGCGGGCTGCTCTCTGGTTAATTAATCACCAAGAAACTCTCAAAGTCTCCAGCGGGAGGAAGCAAGCAGAGAGCaggaaggaaggaaagaagatgaGTGACGAAGAGGGGAAGAGCAAGGGTGAGATGGGtgatcaccaccaccaccaccaccatcaccaGCAGTACGGCACGTTCCAAGGCGCTCCCAACTATCCTCAGCCGCCGGCGATGGGCTTCCCCCAGCCGGCTCCTCCTCCCGGCGTCACCGGCTCGCCTCCTCCACCAACTTCCGGCATGCCCTACTATTCTCAAGGTTACCAGGCCGTCCCAG GTTATGCACCAGTTGTTGAAGGAAGACCTTTAAGAGAGCCACGTCTCCCTTGTTGTGGCTGTGGTATTGGGTGGTTCTT GTTCATAATTGGTTTCTTTCTCGCGGCTATCCCGTGGTATGTTGGAGCTTTTCTTCTACTTTGTGCTAGAATAGACTACAGAGAGAAACCAGGGCTTGTTGCCTGCACAATTGCA GCCATTATTGCTGCAATCGCCATAATTTTCGGAGCAACAAGGGGAGCTCATGTTTGGTGA